Within the Gadus chalcogrammus isolate NIFS_2021 chromosome 15, NIFS_Gcha_1.0, whole genome shotgun sequence genome, the region CTTTGTGTTTTGCGCGTGCTTGTCTCGCTCTCCTGCAACTCATCCGTGAATACTCTTCCTTCCAAGCGATGCACCTTTTCTGCTCCCGGCTACGTGAGACAAGGATTCTCTCAGGCAGAACACAAGGGCCTTGCCCAACGGATCTCACTCACTTACCCCAGAACCTTCTCAAACACGTCTTCCTTCTCTTGTAACATCACAGATTGTTTGGTATACCTTTTAATAGTGCGTCTCTGGTTCTCAGAGTTTGGATACAGACCTTTGTATAAATGTTTTGGGAAGTGATATCTTGGCCATATGATTTTATCTTACACCTGAAGGATggttggtttattttttgtcattACAGGCCGAACGACTTCTGAACCGGTGGAGGATACAGACCCCAGCAGCTTCATGGCAGGAATCGTAAGCAGCCCTATTTAACATATCTCAGACGCAGTAGCTATGATTCATAAAGGGATTTTTAAGTTTTCTATTTCcattaataatacaataatagtTTGTGGGTAACTCATTCCAAAAAGATAGTACTTCAAAACGTCCACATGTCATGACATGGCAAACATGAAAAGATTATCCATATAGGATAATGATTATCAACAtagagataaatagatagagagaggaagagagatacacacacacaaatagacacaccaATCGATCGATcaacacagtctctctctctctctctctctctctctctctctctctctctctctctctctctctctctctctctctctctctctctctctctctctctctctcgctctctcatgaACAAAGAGACTTACATTAGAGTGCCAAGAAGCAGAACATACCATCACGCAGCACCACGGGCCTAAGGGCTCTGGGAGAACAAGTTCTAGCAGGCCACTGCTCCGCAACACCAAACACACTGGAGTCTTCTCTGTGGTTACACACTCCAacgccgtgtgtgcgtgtctgtctctttgtctgtgtctgtcttttaTTATACCTATCTATATCTTTACATTTTGACTCATtttatcttttctttttaatctcGGCATTTAGCAGTCATGAATGCATTAGGGCTCTGGGTGGGTAGACCATGGACACCTTCCACCTGGAGGTTAATAGAAAACGATCCTACCAACCCAGTCATCAATCCACACATTTGTTCATaaaatgtgtacatttatattttatatggaGTATATCACTTTTCCCCTGTACATAGATGTAAACATAAATGCATGGCTGCTTAGACCACTCACTGGAAGGATTTTGAGGATTTCATGGCACCTTTTGGGGGTCAACTTCATTTCACTCAGATTAATTGTGTCATTCAAAAACAATGCTAAATGTCTTTACATGCCCGTTGCTTACACAAGCCTTGTTATAGAAGATTGGGTCCGTTCCTCATAAATATTAACGCTACGAATTTGATTGACAAATCAGCTAACCAGTAACAACCACAGGTCTCTTATTAATATTCATGAGGAAATGATGGCACCAACAAATAACAGAATCAGGATGCTAGCTGATCTAAACAATGAACAATGTTCCATTAAATCTTTCATTGGTCATTtaggatgtttttattttttatccaaCCCAGTCGATCAAGACCAACTACCCCGTCCAAGTGACCGATCCTCAGGGTAAGTCCAGCAGCAAGGTATCCCTTTCCTTGGGGACCAGACAGCAATTCACGtttaattaaattgtatttaccATTGTAACATTTATCAGATGATTAACTCCAAAGCAACCGGGTCATCAATGAGCAGGTAGAGGGTTTGACTCCCAGAGGTTGTGCGCTCGAAGACGAATGTCTGCAGTGTCTTTGAGCAAGATGCtgtcacccctacctgctcgttAATGACCTGAACAATCTAAAGATAAACTTGGGATAAAGCCTTAGTTTATAGCTATATAATAACTAACCTACCAGCAATAAAGCAAgtgttatatatgtatatacattttctgCATTTTCTGGTAGCCATGTTCTCCTTTTGTGAATGCAACCATCATATCTGCATAGGCATGCTTAAGCTTTATAATAGTAGAATTAAGTAGAATTCATATCTATTTTACTATTTTGCATCCTTTAGTGATCTAACTATCTGATAGCTGTGTGTCTATGACACAGAGATATCctgtaacatgtgttttactgCTGTCATAACAATAGCTTGTATTGGACTATACAGATATTGTGAATCCAACACACTTTAATTgtccacacttacacacacacacacacgtcatgctGTCGATATTGAGGGGGTCTCTTGTATCTCCTCTCTAGATCCCGTGACCTTTCCCCTGCCCTCCATGCTCCCCAGGTACCCTCCTGCCGACCGGATACGGCAGGTTGGTCTCACTATAGCGAAGGTCGCCTTGCCCCAGAAATAACACAGAGAAATGTATCATATATGTTGGCCTAAAGCATTGACGGAAATGTCATAAGAACTAATATTTTCCActaagtcaatatgcaaagacAAAGCTTTTGTGTAGATTGAAGCCCATGTACGCAAGATTCATGTTAAATAGCGATTCCTTAGCCAAATAAGAAATTCTAACAAAAAGGACAAGGAATTTGTCTGAGTGCACTGCTAAAAAAGAGCCAAGATACACACATTAGCTCATCAATGTTGAAAATAACTGCTGAATATTGAAAATATGTTAAATGCAAGTACAGTTGCTTTTTTATTAAACTATTACAGGTAATATTGGTTGTAGTAATGAAAGTAAACAAACTGAAGATGTTTTTATTTCCTTGGTGCAGCCAGTGGAGGACGGTGAAGACTGTATCTGCACCCCGTCACTCTCCCCAGGTGAGGCGGACTTCGTTTCATTAAAATGATACTGCtacaaaaaagtatatattattacgaaaaaatatattatctatttatttatctattaatTCACTCTTATTTGTATACTTGAAATGATTTGCACCCAACTATCCTTTTATGATGCTGTAATACCTGAATTAATAAAGTGGTGCAGTATCTTATCTAAGCTTAACCTCATTAAATGTAACTTATCTACCCTTATCTCATCATAACCTAGCTTACCTTACAACCCCCACCCCAGACCTCCCCCAGGAGCTGCGGTACCTGAGCGGGATGTGTGAGAAGTGCCGCTACCAGGCGCCAGTGCCTAAGATCAGCGACCTAATGGACGACAAGGACCTGCTGGACTCCCTGCGCCTCAAGCTGGACCCCAACCACTGCACCGTCAAGAACTGGAAGAACTTTGCCAGCCGCTGGGGCATGAGCTACGACGAGCTCACCCTGCTGGAACACCGGACCCAGGGCTCGCTGTCGCACAGCCCCACGCAAGAGTTCCTGCTGCGCTACAACCAGAAGAGTGTGGGTGAGCTGAGCGAACTATGCCGCTTCTACGAACGCATCGACGTGCAGCGGCTGCTGCAGGACTGGCTGGAGAAGGACTGGCCGTCGCGCTGGCAGAAGACACACTGATCCGCCAAgatatgcttgtgtgtgcgtgtgtgtgtgtgtgtgtgtgtgtgtgtgtgtgtgtgtgtgtgtgtgtgtgtgtgtgtgtgtgtgtgtgtgtgaatataactgagtgtgaaaaaataattgtgtgtgtttgtgagtagaaatgtttgtgtgtgtatatgtgtgtgaataaagttgtgtttgtatgtgcatgtgtgggtgcatgtgtgtgtgagttgcagtgtgtatttgtttgaagGTTTATTAAGTTTATGTTTATATCAGGCGGGCTTATCGAACGTTATCTCTTGGTTTTGAATATCTCTTGAAATAATGGACGTTGAGGTTTTCTTTATAACTTTGGTTAAGAAGATATAGTTGTGAAACGGTGCAGTTTAAAATAATCGTCTCAACTATTTTTTGCAATATAGTCATATTTGATTTGGACTTATTTCTTTCTTAATGCCAAGGTCTTTCTTTAGTATCCATGTCTTCTTgatttgaaataaacaaaagataGTGATGTATGCTCCGTGAACAATATTTACTTTTTGTTGAAAATAGTTGGTTGTTAGTTGGTTATTAATTGTCAAATATGTCTGGTCGTTTTTGTGGCACAGTCCAGCTATAAGATATTTGAATTCAATTCATTCAAACTTTCTCCTGCCCTCAAAATGAAAGATATAGTGAATTATGACTATACAACttgtattcatgtttataaagtgtcatttttgtcttaaatgttttataacgGATAGAAAATAACAGTACTGaatgcattaaaatgtatttattgaacaAAAATTTAACAGATTTATACAATTCCATAgtcaaaaaaaaagtaaaattgtAGCCTGCTTTTCATATTAAGGCATTGTTCCATATAAAATACTGAGGCAATTATAGATATTCTCAGACAATATTCGGATAAAGCTGATTTAAATAGTTTCAGTGTATGCAATTTCTGATATTTTGTCCTCCTACAGAGACGAGATAAAAAACTCGAACTTCTGGTGCTTTCACTAGCAGGTAACTGCAATatagttaaactttttttttttacatgattctctctctctggaattTGAATTATACACAGCAATTGTGTTCCATTTGGTTGGACTTTTGTGTGTCAGACCTATGATATCTTAAGCAAACGCAAGAAATCTTCATGTATTAGGTTTCAGTTAATTATTTACATAGATATAGTGTTGATGCTGCCTATACAGGGTTTGAGAAGCATGTTTAATCAGTATCTGAGTCTTTAACATTCAGGCCAAGCATATTGGAAAGACTTAATGACAATTTATCATTTCCTGACGATCCAACTACTGGATGGTCCAAGCCTAATCCTAAATCAGGTGTGTTAACTTTGAATGTTCCTCCTCTGGCCAGTGAGGAATCATTTGATGCTGAAGCAAAGAGTGCACCCACTTTGGCCTCAGTAGGTGACGTATTAACAGTCACAGGTTTCTCCCTTGCTAGTTTCAACCGCTCCATAATATCAATCTTTTCCCCCGTGTTTGACTGTGTATTAGGTTTCACCAGGCGTATTCCCTTGCTAATAACAAATTCCTGTTTGCTTTTGTTAAGACTTCCTTCAGACTTTGGTGGACCTAAGCTATCGTCCAAAAAAAGGTCGTCAGTAATATTGCTCTTGGGTAGCTTGTGGAATGTGAATGCTGGAACATCCACCTCACCATCTGTTCCACTGTCACTGCCCTCTTCTGTTCCACTACCAGATGCAGAATCAACCTTCCGCCCCCAGTGAAATGGCCACCTTATCTTACTTTTGGGGGAATCTTCAGCATCAGCATTTCCCTCAACTTCCAGGTTGAGGTTGGGCTTCACATCAGCCGACATGTCCAGATCTGCGTTCACATCAACATCTGGTGCTTTTGATCCATGCCCCGAAAAGCCAAACTTGGGTAGCTTGAAATGTGGCATTTTTAATGTTCCTTTACCAGTGTTGATACTTGCAGCATTTAAGTCCACTCCTCCATTTACATCCATACTGGGTTCTGAGAGGTTGCCACTTGCTGCCTGGGTACCTATTTTTAACTTGGACAAATCTAGTTTACTGTCAGCGGAAGGGCCTGTAATACTGAGATCTGGTGTACCAATATCAGCTGTGGGACCATCAACTTTAGGACTGGTTAGGCCTAAACTGGGGAGATTAAAATGAGGCATTTTGTATTCACCAGTAGTTGCATCAACATTTGCATCTGGGCCATTTCCTGATAACTTAAGAGCAGGTGCCTGGATATCAGCTTTTGGTAAATCGACATCAAGATTTGGAACAGAAACATTGGCATTTGGCACATCAATGTCAGCATCCAGCTCTGGCCCCTCCACTTTAGGCTTAGAAAAACCAAATGTAGGTAATTTCATCTTGGGCAACTTGAATTTCCCAGATGTGTCAAGATCAGCATCTACATCAGGTCCATTGATTTCAGCTTTTGGAAAATTCACATCCAGGTCTGGAGTAGATAGATTTCCCTTGACATCTGGGGCAGAGAGATTGAGGTTTGCTCCAGATCCCTGTATATCTGCTTTTGGTAAATTGACATCAATGTCAGCATCCAGATCTGGTCCCTCCATTTTAGGCTTGGAAAAACCAAATGTAGGTAATTTCATCTTGGGCAACTTGAATTTCCCAGATGTGTCAAGATCAGCATCTACATCAGGTCCTTTTAGGTCAGCTTTTGGCAAATTCAGATCAAGATCTGGAGTAGATAGATTTCCCTTGACATCTGGAGCAGAGAGATTGAGGTTTGCTCCAGATCCCTGTATATCTGCTTTTGGTAAATTGACATCAATGTCAGCATCCAGATCTGGTCCCTCCACTTTAGGCTTAGAAAAACCAAATGTAGGTAATTTCATCTTGGGCAACGTGAATTTTCCAGATGTGTCAAGATCAGCATCTAGATCCGGTCCATTGAGGTCAGCTTTTGGCAAATTCAGGTCCAGATCTGGAGTAGATAGATTTCCCTTGACATCTGGAGCAGAGAGATTGAGGTTTGCTCCAGATCCCTGTATATCTGCTTTTGGTAAATTTACATCAATGTCAGCATCCAGATCTGGTCCCTCAACTTTAGGCTTAGAAAAACCAAATGTAGGTAATTTCATCTTGGGCAACTTGAATTTCCCAGATGTGTCAAGATCAGCATCTACATCAGGTCCTTTTAGGTCAGCTTTTGGCAAATTCAGATCAAGATCTGGAGTAGATAGATTTCCCTTGACATCTGGAGCAGAGAGATTGAGGTTTGCTCCAGATCCCTGTATATCTGCTTTTGGTAAATTGACATCAATGTCAGCATCCAGATCTGGTCCCTCCACTTTAGGCTTAGAAAAACCAAATGTAGGTAATTTCATCTTGGGCAACTTGAATTTTCCAGATGTGTCAAGATCAGCATCTAGATCCGGTCCATTGAGGTCAGCTTTTGGCAAATTCAGATCAAGATCTGGAGTAGATAGATTTCCCTTGACATCTGGAGCAGAGAGATTGAGGTTTGCTCCAGATCCCTGTATATCTGCTTTTGGTAAATTGATATCAATGTCAGCATCTAGATCTGGCCCCTCCACTTTAGGCTTGGAAAAACCAAATGTAGGTAATTTCATCTTGGGCAACTTGAATTTCCCAGATGTGTCAAGATCAGCATCTACATCAGGTCCTTTTAGGACAGCTTTTGGCAAATTCAGATCAAGGTCTGGAGTAGATAGATTTCCCTTGACATCTGGAGCAGAGAGATTGAGGTTTGCTCCAGATCCCTGTATATCTGCTTTTGGTAAATTGACATCAATGTCAGCATCTAGATCTGGCCCCTCCACTTTAGGCTTGGAAAAACCAAATGTAGGTAATTTCATCTTGGGCAACTTGAATTTTCCAGATGTGTCCAGATCAGCATCCAGATCAGGTCCATTGATTTCAGCTTTTGGCAAATTGAGGTCAAAATCTGGGGAGGATAGACCTCCATCAATCTTTGGGGTAGAAAGGTTCAAATTTGGTGCACTCAAGTCTG harbors:
- the si:ch211-125o16.4 gene encoding neuroblast differentiation-associated protein AHNAK, with the translated sequence MSEDGKSFSDSLQLEDSERGGVVIKGLADTSISASSGLKEGDEIVGATVHLDHLSKQDILKILKVLEPYDDNITVLTKSDLSAGIDPGSLSGPGKMLTTSYKQKKMPSLEAQGEAPALNLTGLNTKFNSAIGLDGDINGELPNLNLNKPSADGSGTFRISDTGLPGLDLNGAGFGNSISAPSAELSSPNATLGLKKTGVKGGNFTAPKFEMPNFNLPNIGGTGATGGINLGKMNADLDTPAVNFPTAGVNLSAPTIDAKTADLNLNGPDVNLNGPDVNLAAPNVDMDASTGKIKWPHQKWKGPKVNPDLSLSTPKLDGDLSTPEVGLDLPKANLDGPNLDVDAPKINWPHLNWKKPKLDLKGPKADMDVNADLKTPDLNLSPPGMSGGISTPNLALDVPNAELEGTDFDINAPSGKINWPHKKWKKPKLDADLNTPDVNAPDMSLNLPKADINGPNIDVSAPDLDVASSQKIHWPHLKWKKPKVDADLHTPDIDVSTPSLDGDLTGPDVDLPAASGKNKFLTLKRPKNWLIGSKLNAPDLDLNADVNSPALDLTTPKVSGSLDGPNMDLSAPNMDIDAPSGKVKWPTLKKPKWLKSSSLDLQTPDVDVKGADINLAAPALDEGLDTPDFDITMPNADLKGPAVDLNAPGVDIDSPSSKLKLPKFQMPKFKAPKLKGPDIDVSADLPNLDLKSPNLELKSPDLSTPEIKGGINAPSLDIDMPKADIKADASSRVYKFPSLKMPSWSSSKPNVKGPELDGYLDKNVDLSIPGLDANLPKADLSAPNLNLSTPKIDGGLSSPDFDLNLPKAEINGPDLDADLDTSGKFKLPKMKLPTFGFSKPKVEGPDLDADIDVNLPKADIQGSGANLNLSAPDVKGNLSTPDLDLNLPKAVLKGPDVDADLDTSGKFKLPKMKLPTFGFSKPKVEGPDLDADIDINLPKADIQGSGANLNLSAPDVKGNLSTPDLDLNLPKADLNGPDLDADLDTSGKFKLPKMKLPTFGFSKPKVEGPDLDADIDVNLPKADIQGSGANLNLSAPDVKGNLSTPDLDLNLPKADLKGPDVDADLDTSGKFKLPKMKLPTFGFSKPKVEGPDLDADIDVNLPKADIQGSGANLNLSAPDVKGNLSTPDLDLNLPKADLNGPDLDADLDTSGKFTLPKMKLPTFGFSKPKVEGPDLDADIDVNLPKADIQGSGANLNLSAPDVKGNLSTPDLDLNLPKADLKGPDVDADLDTSGKFKLPKMKLPTFGFSKPKMEGPDLDADIDVNLPKADIQGSGANLNLSAPDVKGNLSTPDLDVNFPKAEINGPDVDADLDTSGKFKLPKMKLPTFGFSKPKVEGPELDADIDVPNANVSVPNLDVDLPKADIQAPALKLSGNGPDANVDATTGEYKMPHFNLPSLGLTSPKVDGPTADIGTPDLSITGPSADSKLDLSKLKIGTQAASGNLSEPSMDVNGGVDLNAASINTGKGTLKMPHFKLPKFGFSGHGSKAPDVDVNADLDMSADVKPNLNLEVEGNADAEDSPKSKIRWPFHWGRKVDSASGSGTEEGSDSGTDGEVDVPAFTFHKLPKSNITDDLFLDDSLGPPKSEGSLNKSKQEFVISKGIRLVKPNTQSNTGEKIDIMERLKLAREKPVTVNTSPTEAKVGALFASASNDSSLARGGTFKVNTPDLGLGLDHPVVGSSGNDKLSLSLSNMLGLNVKDSDTD
- the edaradd gene encoding ectodysplasin-A receptor-associated adapter protein isoform X2 yields the protein MTSLRTYKEPFGRTTSEPVEDTDPSSFMAGISIKTNYPVQVTDPQDPVTFPLPSMLPRYPPADRIRQPVEDGEDCICTPSLSPDLPQELRYLSGMCEKCRYQAPVPKISDLMDDKDLLDSLRLKLDPNHCTVKNWKNFASRWGMSYDELTLLEHRTQGSLSHSPTQEFLLRYNQKSVGELSELCRFYERIDVQRLLQDWLEKDWPSRWQKTH
- the edaradd gene encoding ectodysplasin-A receptor-associated adapter protein isoform X1, giving the protein MTSLRTYKEPFGRTTSEPVEDTDPSSFMAGIDVFIFYPTQSIKTNYPVQVTDPQDPVTFPLPSMLPRYPPADRIRQPVEDGEDCICTPSLSPDLPQELRYLSGMCEKCRYQAPVPKISDLMDDKDLLDSLRLKLDPNHCTVKNWKNFASRWGMSYDELTLLEHRTQGSLSHSPTQEFLLRYNQKSVGELSELCRFYERIDVQRLLQDWLEKDWPSRWQKTH